In the genome of Candidatus Moraniibacteriota bacterium, one region contains:
- a CDS encoding NAD(P)/FAD-dependent oxidoreductase yields the protein MKKSTETPKREVVIIGAGPAGLTAGYELTQRGFKVTILESDRVIGGISRTVRHNGFRFDIGGHRFFSKNQDIEAWWKKMLGDEFLDRPRLSRWFYRGNFFHYPIQLIDILKTFGVRESLHIFLSYIRTKLFPIRPGYTLADWCINNFGARLAKPFFLDYNRKLWGIHPSKLSKDFAFQRIRGISFFSVLKDRLKKLFKPGDTSIKSLIKTFRYPKYGPGQMWETVAKKIQNSGGHILTQHIVTQIHHRDGKILSISTQTPSGRKEFLADFVLSTMPLKELVTSLSPAPPQNILCAANELSFRDFITVSLMIDGRIPLQDTWIYTHEESMQSIRVQFFHNWSPFMVPNKNSSCVGFEFTCSLGDPLWKANDKDLVDLAKSYLQKLCGDYSKSVFDAKVIRMKNVYPVYTLGYKEKVEKIKGCLLSTFKDYSLQPIGRGGLHKYNNSDHSMMTAFLAVKNILGEGNYDQWNVNSDAEYHEIANLKTSKKIPKEGN from the coding sequence ATGAAAAAATCAACTGAGACTCCAAAGAGAGAGGTAGTTATTATAGGTGCGGGTCCGGCCGGACTCACTGCCGGATACGAACTCACACAGCGCGGATTCAAAGTTACTATCCTCGAATCGGACCGTGTTATTGGTGGCATCTCGAGAACCGTCCGGCACAATGGGTTCCGTTTTGATATTGGCGGACATCGCTTCTTTAGCAAAAACCAAGACATAGAAGCGTGGTGGAAAAAAATGCTTGGAGATGAATTCCTTGATCGTCCCCGCCTTTCCCGATGGTTTTACCGGGGAAATTTCTTTCATTATCCCATCCAACTCATTGACATTCTTAAAACTTTTGGGGTAAGGGAATCTCTTCACATATTCTTGAGCTATATCCGAACGAAACTGTTTCCAATAAGACCGGGGTACACGCTCGCCGATTGGTGTATCAATAACTTTGGAGCGCGCCTGGCAAAGCCATTCTTTCTCGATTACAACCGAAAACTCTGGGGAATTCACCCATCAAAACTCAGCAAGGATTTCGCTTTCCAGAGAATACGGGGGATTTCCTTTTTCAGCGTCTTAAAAGACCGGCTCAAGAAACTCTTCAAACCGGGAGATACTTCCATAAAATCACTTATCAAGACCTTCAGATATCCAAAGTATGGTCCCGGACAAATGTGGGAAACGGTTGCAAAAAAAATTCAAAATTCCGGAGGACATATACTCACACAGCACATTGTCACACAAATACATCATCGAGACGGAAAAATTCTTTCTATTTCTACGCAAACACCTTCCGGGAGAAAAGAGTTCCTTGCGGACTTCGTACTTTCGACCATGCCCCTCAAAGAACTTGTGACCTCTCTTTCTCCTGCGCCGCCGCAGAATATTCTTTGCGCTGCAAATGAGCTTTCCTTTCGCGATTTCATCACTGTTTCCCTAATGATAGATGGAAGAATTCCGCTACAAGACACGTGGATATACACCCACGAAGAGAGCATGCAATCCATTCGAGTCCAATTCTTCCACAATTGGAGTCCCTTCATGGTTCCGAATAAGAATTCATCATGCGTAGGATTCGAATTCACCTGTTCTCTGGGAGACCCCCTTTGGAAAGCAAACGATAAGGATTTGGTTGACTTAGCAAAGTCATACTTACAGAAACTTTGCGGAGACTATTCCAAATCCGTGTTTGACGCAAAAGTAATCCGGATGAAAAACGTATATCCTGTCTACACGCTTGGGTACAAAGAAAAAGTTGAGAAAATAAAGGGATGCCTCTTATCAACATTTAAAGACTATTCGCTCCAGCCGATTGGAAGAGGAGGTCTTCATAAATACAACAACTCAGATCATTCCATGATGACCGCTTTCCTTGCCGTAAAGAATATTCTCGGTGAGGGAAATTACGACCAATGGAACGTCAACTCCGATGCAGAGTACCATGAGATAGCCAATTTAAAAACTTCAAAAAAGATCCCAAAAGAAGGTAATTAG
- a CDS encoding transposase has protein sequence MRQGESIVFGLLECDGRVYTRVVEHVSAEELMEIIRKRTRKGSVYYTDTFNRYNSFTITHRNKNLFKPFIRVYFGYVSH, from the coding sequence ATGCGCCAAGGTGAGAGTATCGTTTTCGGCCTCTTGGAGTGCGATGGACGAGTCTATACGAGGGTGGTGGAGCATGTGAGTGCCGAAGAGCTGATGGAAATCATCCGAAAGAGAACCAGAAAGGGATCAGTCTACTACACGGACACCTTCAATCGCTATAATTCCTTTACAATCACTCACCGGAACAAGAATCTTTTCAAACCGTTTATTCGCGTCTATTTTGGTTATGTTTCGCACTAA